The proteins below are encoded in one region of Cololabis saira isolate AMF1-May2022 chromosome 21, fColSai1.1, whole genome shotgun sequence:
- the nme3 gene encoding nucleoside diphosphate kinase 3 isoform X2, whose translation MICLVLSIFAYVFRSGWTGVNERTFIAVKPDGVQRKLVGEIVRRFEKRGFKLVGLKLMQASEDLLKEHYSDLSTRPFFSRLIRYMNSGPVIAMVWQGLDVVKTARKMMGETNPEDSQPGTIRGDFCVEVGKNVIHGSDSVESAQKEISLWFRQNELHRWHSSNSHWIY comes from the exons GCTGGACGGGGGTGAACGAGCGCACCTTCATTGCTGTGAAACCAGATGGCGTCCAGCGGAAACTGGTGGGAGAAATTGTGCGTCGTTTTGAGAAGAGAGGGTTCAAGCTTGTGGGCCTCAAACTTATGCAG GCATCTGAGGACCTTCTGAAGGAACACTACTCAGATCTGAGTACCAGGCCCTTCTTCAGCAGACTGATACGCTACATGAACTCTGGACCCGTCATTGCCATG GTGTGGCAGGGTTTGGACGTGGTCAAGACTGCTCGCAAGATGATGGGCGAGACCAACCCTGAAGACTCGCAGCCAGGAACCATCCGAGGAGATTTCTGTGTGGAAGTGGGCAA GAACGTGATTCACGGCAGCGACTCTGTGGAGAGTGCCCAGAAAGAAATCTCTCTGTGGTTTCGTCAGAATGAACTCCACCGCTGGCACAGCAGCAACAGCCACTGGATCTACTGA